From a region of the Odocoileus virginianus isolate 20LAN1187 ecotype Illinois unplaced genomic scaffold, Ovbor_1.2 Unplaced_Contig_5, whole genome shotgun sequence genome:
- the HES6 gene encoding transcription cofactor HES-6 isoform X1, which yields MAPLLAPGRDRAGREDEDGCEARGDRKARKPLVEKKRRARINESLQELRLLLAGAEVQAKLENAEVLELTVRRVQGALRGQAREREQLQAEASERFAAGYIQCMHEVHTFVSTCQAIDATVAAELLNHLLESMPLREGSSFRDLLGDALSAPPAAPGRSNWLVGGALESPLPSPRGSGDDQSSDLEEVPEAELSRAPPAEGPDSVPAALGSLTATRLAQSVWRPW from the exons ATGGCTCCGCTCCTGGCGCCGGGCCGGGACCGGGCAGGTCGCGAGGATGAGGACGGCTGCGAGGCGCGCGGGGACCGCAAG GCCCGGAAGCCCCTGGTGGAGAAGAAGCGGCGCGCGCGGATCAACGAGAGCCTGCAGGAGCTGCGGCTGCTGCTGGCGGGCGCCGAG GTGCAGGCGAAGCTGGAAAACGCCGAGGTGCTGGAGCTCACGGTGCGGCGCGTGCAGGGCGCGCTGCGGGGCCAGGCGCGCG AGCGCGAGCAGCTGCAAGCGGAAGCCAGCGAGCGCTTCGCCGCCGGCTACATCCAGTGCATGCACGAAGTGCACACGTTCGTGTCCACGTGCCAGGCCATCGACGCTACCGTCGCCGCCGAGCTCCTGAACCACCTGCTCGAGTCCATGCCGCTGCGCGAGGGCAGCAGCTTCCGCGATCTGCTGGGGGACGCCCTGTCTGCGCCGCCCGCAGCCCCGGGGCGGAGCAACTGGCTCGTAGGAGGCGCGCTCGAGTCCCCGCTGCCCAGCCCCCGGGGCTCCGGGGACGACCAGTCCTCAGACCTGGAGGAGGTCCCCGAGGCTGAACTGAGCCGTGCCCCGCCTGCCGAGGGGCCAGACTCGGTGCCCGCAGCCCTGGGCAGCCTGACTGCTACCCGCTTGGCCCAGAGTGTCTGGAGGCCTTGGTGA
- the HES6 gene encoding transcription cofactor HES-6 isoform X2, which yields MAPLLAPGRDRAGREDEDGCEARGDRKARKPLVEKKRRARINESLQELRLLLAGAEVQAKLENAEVLELTSASSCKRKPASASPPATSSACTKCTRSCPRARPSTLPSPPSS from the exons ATGGCTCCGCTCCTGGCGCCGGGCCGGGACCGGGCAGGTCGCGAGGATGAGGACGGCTGCGAGGCGCGCGGGGACCGCAAG GCCCGGAAGCCCCTGGTGGAGAAGAAGCGGCGCGCGCGGATCAACGAGAGCCTGCAGGAGCTGCGGCTGCTGCTGGCGGGCGCCGAG GTGCAGGCGAAGCTGGAAAACGCCGAGGTGCTGGAGCTCACG AGCGCGAGCAGCTGCAAGCGGAAGCCAGCGAGCGCTTCGCCGCCGGCTACATCCAGTGCATGCACGAAGTGCACACGTTCGTGTCCACGTGCCAGGCCATCGACGCTACCGTCGCCGCCGAGCTCCTGA